One part of the Candidatus Eisenbacteria bacterium genome encodes these proteins:
- a CDS encoding efflux RND transporter permease subunit, translated as MKITDGSIARPVTVTMVVLAVVVFGLVALSRLRVELLPNISYPSLTIQTEYPDAAPAEVEQFVTRPIEEAVGVLPGLEKVRSVSRPGQSEVTLEYVWRTKMDLAALDVREKLDLIELPKEVNKPTILRFDPSLDPIMRLRISGGTNLLRLRRVAEKLVKKEIEGLKGVAAAKVSGGLEEEIHVDIDKGKLSELGIPITQVTARLGTENVNVAGGSLTDKESEFLVRTTNEFQDVNELAGVCIGYVDGRPILIGDVANVASGYKERDTITKLNGKESVEVAVYKEGDANTISVAKTVRKKLAALSLPPDVSVTVASDHSIFIQRSVNEVMSSALIGGLLATIVLLFFLKDWRPTVTIALSIPVSAIATFFVMHRLGISLNIMSLGGLALGVGMLVDNSIVVLESVARHKRENPSLRDAVSKGTQEVNMAIIASTLTTVAVFLPLVFVEGIAGQLFRDQALTISASLLASLIVAITLVPMLSALKLKSPTVIETRSQGLGDAPGEEGASEPPRNFLLRKSAAAVAFGASKLAGLLGSVRRRVVAVLRVPLSIPFRLFDKAMARLYAWYPGAARASLGRRSLTLGLAFGAFCVTVLLALLLNVELIPPVSQGEFSFNLRFPEGTSLPATDEAVSRLEKQIMTLPSVKTVFSNSGSTVVGQFSARIKEENIAQITVGLKRMNDAKAEETAIEEIRRILDFVPGVVYDVSKPTYFSFRTPIEVEIFGYDVAQLRAASSQIEERISGIPYIKDIRGTMKLGSPEVHIVLDREKLSSMNIDPAEAFTILSNEVKGEVATRFRREEDKIDILVRNTEEVRSSLDELPNLVVGHNNGQPVQLASVGRIELQRGPSEITRISQQRAAIVSANLVGHNLGRATSQIREAIKTVPLPVDFSASLSGQSDELSVSFRSLRFALILAIFLVYLVMASQFESFLHPVVILFTIPLATIGVVFSLFVTRTAVSVMVLIGVVILCGIVVNNAILLIDYTNQLRKKGTNKIDALVEAGTVRMRPILMTTLTTVLGLLPMAISRGDGAELRVPLAITVMGGLSFATVLTLFVIPAVYATLDRSK; from the coding sequence ATGAAAATAACTGACGGCTCCATTGCAAGACCAGTAACAGTCACCATGGTCGTCTTGGCCGTGGTAGTCTTCGGCCTTGTCGCACTCTCGAGACTCAGGGTCGAGCTCCTCCCCAACATTTCTTATCCGTCTCTCACGATTCAGACGGAATATCCGGACGCTGCCCCGGCTGAAGTAGAGCAGTTTGTGACGAGACCCATCGAGGAAGCGGTCGGCGTACTGCCGGGCCTGGAAAAGGTCAGGTCGGTCTCGAGGCCCGGCCAATCAGAGGTCACGCTCGAGTACGTCTGGCGAACCAAGATGGACCTCGCCGCCCTGGACGTGCGGGAGAAGCTTGATCTCATAGAGCTTCCCAAAGAGGTCAATAAGCCTACCATTCTTCGCTTCGATCCATCCCTCGACCCGATCATGAGGCTCAGAATCTCAGGCGGCACCAATCTCTTGAGGCTCCGGCGAGTGGCGGAAAAGCTGGTGAAAAAGGAGATCGAGGGGCTCAAGGGCGTGGCGGCAGCCAAGGTGAGCGGCGGACTCGAGGAAGAGATTCACGTCGACATCGACAAGGGAAAACTCTCGGAGCTCGGCATCCCCATAACACAGGTTACGGCTCGTCTGGGGACGGAGAACGTGAACGTGGCGGGCGGAAGTCTCACGGACAAAGAATCAGAGTTTCTCGTCAGGACCACGAATGAATTTCAGGACGTCAACGAACTGGCCGGCGTTTGCATCGGTTACGTCGATGGCCGGCCCATACTCATAGGGGACGTGGCCAACGTTGCGAGCGGCTACAAGGAACGTGACACGATCACGAAGCTCAACGGCAAGGAGTCCGTCGAGGTCGCCGTCTACAAGGAGGGCGATGCAAACACGATCTCCGTGGCCAAGACCGTGAGGAAGAAACTCGCCGCTCTTTCGCTGCCTCCGGACGTGAGCGTCACAGTGGCGTCCGACCATTCAATCTTCATCCAGAGATCGGTCAACGAGGTAATGAGCTCGGCCCTGATAGGCGGCCTTCTGGCTACCATCGTCCTTCTGTTTTTTCTGAAGGACTGGCGGCCGACCGTCACGATCGCGCTCTCGATCCCAGTGTCTGCGATAGCGACTTTCTTCGTGATGCACAGACTTGGAATTTCGCTCAACATAATGTCTCTCGGCGGACTGGCTCTGGGAGTCGGGATGCTCGTTGACAACTCGATAGTTGTTCTCGAGAGCGTGGCCAGACACAAGCGCGAGAATCCCTCGCTCCGGGACGCCGTGAGTAAGGGCACTCAAGAGGTCAACATGGCGATCATCGCGTCTACGCTGACGACGGTCGCGGTGTTTCTGCCCCTGGTTTTCGTGGAGGGCATAGCGGGCCAGCTATTCCGTGACCAGGCCCTCACGATCAGCGCCTCGCTTCTCGCGTCACTGATTGTCGCCATCACGCTGGTCCCCATGCTCTCGGCCTTGAAGCTGAAGAGCCCCACCGTAATCGAGACTCGCAGTCAGGGTCTTGGCGACGCGCCAGGCGAAGAGGGAGCATCTGAACCACCGCGAAATTTTCTCCTTCGCAAGTCGGCCGCGGCTGTAGCCTTCGGGGCTTCGAAACTTGCGGGACTGCTGGGATCGGTTCGGCGGCGAGTGGTTGCGGTTCTTCGCGTTCCTCTTTCAATCCCCTTCCGGCTTTTTGACAAGGCCATGGCAAGGCTGTACGCGTGGTATCCCGGCGCAGCCAGGGCTTCGCTGGGACGAAGGAGCCTTACGCTGGGCTTGGCGTTTGGCGCATTCTGCGTCACCGTTCTGCTCGCGTTGCTCCTCAACGTCGAACTCATACCGCCGGTCTCTCAGGGTGAATTCAGCTTCAATCTTCGCTTCCCCGAGGGCACGTCTCTTCCGGCCACGGACGAGGCGGTTTCGAGGTTGGAAAAGCAGATCATGACGCTTCCCTCCGTAAAGACTGTCTTCAGCAATTCCGGCTCGACCGTGGTGGGACAGTTCTCCGCGCGAATCAAGGAAGAGAACATTGCGCAGATTACGGTGGGCTTGAAGCGCATGAACGACGCGAAGGCGGAGGAAACCGCGATCGAGGAGATTCGGAGAATCCTGGACTTCGTTCCGGGTGTTGTCTACGACGTCAGTAAGCCAACGTACTTCAGCTTCCGGACCCCCATAGAGGTCGAGATATTCGGCTACGACGTGGCCCAACTGCGGGCCGCGTCTTCTCAAATCGAGGAGCGAATCTCCGGCATTCCGTACATCAAGGACATTAGAGGCACGATGAAACTCGGCAGCCCTGAAGTGCACATCGTCCTTGACAGGGAAAAACTCTCGAGCATGAACATAGACCCGGCGGAGGCGTTCACCATTCTTTCAAACGAGGTCAAGGGAGAAGTGGCCACGCGCTTCAGGAGAGAAGAGGACAAGATAGACATTCTCGTGAGAAACACCGAGGAAGTGCGCAGCTCGCTCGACGAACTTCCGAATCTGGTGGTGGGACACAACAACGGACAGCCGGTCCAACTGGCCTCGGTGGGCAGAATCGAGCTTCAGAGGGGCCCCTCGGAAATAACCAGAATTTCGCAGCAGCGGGCCGCAATAGTCTCGGCGAACCTCGTCGGACACAACCTCGGACGGGCCACCTCACAAATTAGGGAGGCCATCAAGACCGTGCCGCTGCCGGTCGATTTCTCCGCGTCCCTGAGCGGTCAGAGCGACGAATTGAGTGTCTCGTTCCGAAGCCTCAGGTTTGCGTTAATACTGGCAATCTTCCTGGTGTACCTCGTGATGGCGTCACAGTTCGAGTCTTTTCTTCACCCGGTCGTGATACTGTTCACCATTCCTCTTGCAACAATCGGCGTGGTCTTTTCTCTGTTCGTTACTCGCACGGCCGTCAGCGTGATGGTTCTGATTGGAGTCGTGATCCTCTGCGGCATTGTCGTCAACAACGCAATTCTTCTGATCGATTACACGAACCAATTGCGCAAGAAGGGGACGAACAAGATCGACGCCCTGGTTGAGGCCGGCACGGTCC
- a CDS encoding efflux RND transporter periplasmic adaptor subunit has translation MGSRVTSIGSGSSRRGIVPRESSFRAPLTTLLVLLSCLALLLTVCSCQGKAGRKKVGAGRDTLSAGQKGAGNNREAVPVEVARASRHTVRSYLTATSTLEALSTAQLLAETTGRVVTLYREEGDRVNKGQALIKLQDTQQKLDFEKAGIDLEMAERDWQRAQELEKRGILSAKEFDETRLRLEAAKHAKAGAQYELEKTRIVAPFSGIVTEKNVQLGETVTPGKHVATVSAFDPLVVRFHVPESEIGPVRIGQPVAIEIPSGPTETLYARISLISPIIDQGTGTVKLTAYLKNTGFRIKPGTFVRAHVVAAAHDSVLTIPKKALLSEDETHHVFVVASDTVTKVEVKPGITDNQLVEILSGLSLGDLVITVGHGGLSSGDKVKIVGKQ, from the coding sequence GTGGGTTCGAGAGTCACTTCGATAGGTTCCGGGTCAAGTCGCCGGGGAATTGTCCCCCGCGAGTCGTCCTTCCGAGCTCCGCTCACGACACTGTTGGTTCTGCTATCCTGTCTGGCTCTGCTCCTCACCGTTTGTTCGTGCCAGGGCAAGGCCGGACGCAAGAAAGTCGGCGCCGGCCGAGACACGTTGTCCGCCGGCCAGAAAGGTGCCGGCAATAACCGCGAGGCCGTTCCTGTCGAGGTTGCACGGGCATCCAGGCATACGGTCCGCTCTTACCTGACGGCGACCTCTACGCTCGAGGCCCTGAGTACCGCTCAGCTCCTCGCCGAAACAACGGGACGAGTGGTGACTCTCTACAGAGAGGAAGGAGACCGGGTCAACAAGGGCCAGGCACTCATCAAGCTTCAAGACACGCAGCAGAAACTGGATTTCGAAAAGGCCGGCATCGACCTCGAGATGGCTGAGAGGGACTGGCAGAGAGCGCAAGAGCTGGAGAAACGCGGCATCCTGAGTGCAAAGGAGTTTGACGAGACGAGGCTCAGGCTAGAGGCGGCGAAGCACGCGAAGGCAGGCGCTCAATATGAACTCGAGAAAACGAGAATCGTGGCTCCCTTCTCCGGAATCGTGACGGAAAAAAACGTCCAGCTTGGTGAAACCGTGACGCCGGGCAAGCACGTAGCCACGGTCTCCGCCTTCGATCCGCTCGTCGTCAGGTTCCACGTACCCGAATCCGAAATCGGCCCCGTGCGAATAGGACAGCCGGTGGCAATCGAGATCCCGTCCGGACCCACCGAGACACTCTATGCAAGAATATCTTTGATAAGCCCGATAATAGACCAGGGAACCGGCACCGTTAAGCTCACCGCGTATCTCAAGAACACGGGATTCAGAATAAAGCCCGGCACTTTTGTGAGAGCGCACGTGGTGGCTGCCGCCCACGACTCCGTTCTCACCATCCCCAAGAAGGCCCTCCTTAGCGAAGACGAAACACACCACGTGTTCGTCGTGGCTTCAGACACCGTGACCAAGGTGGAGGTCAAGCCCGGCATAACGGACAATCAGCTTGTAGAAATCCTCTCGGGTCTTTCTCTCGGCGATCTTGTCATAACCGTGGGGCACGGCGGTCTATCGTCGGGCGACAAAGTGAAGATCGTGGGAAAGCAATAA
- a CDS encoding Ni/Fe hydrogenase subunit alpha: MNRVTIDPITRLEGHGRIEIFLDDKGNVANTYLQIPELRGFEKFCEGRPVEEVARITPRICGVCPEAHHMAATKAVDAVFHVDPPSPAKKLRELLYSAFYTGDHATHFYILAGPDFVVGPTASPAERNILGLIAKVGIEAGKTVIQTRAMAHEIVSMLGGKAIHPVCGIPGGVSKGLNAEEQKRCIEIAKGFVEFGKFTFKVFEDVVLKNKAYVDLILSDAFTHKTYYMGLVDKNNKVNFYDGQIRVVDTEGKEFARFSPSQYLDNIAEHVEPWTYLKFPYLKKVGWKGLVDGQDSGVYRAAPLARLNVSDGMATPLAQAEYDKMYKTLGGKPVHQTLATHWARIIELMYAAERTLELAQDPEITSPNIRIIPKETPTEGVGVVEAPRGILYHHYQTDEKGMVKKANLIVGTTNNYAAICMSIKKAAQGLIKAGTAVSEGLLNQVEMAFRAYDPCFGCATHDATGRTLLEVRIYDHKRELVDVLKSE; encoded by the coding sequence ATGAATCGCGTAACGATTGATCCAATAACCAGGCTTGAAGGACACGGAAGAATAGAGATCTTTCTGGACGACAAGGGCAACGTTGCGAACACGTACCTCCAGATACCGGAGCTCAGAGGCTTCGAGAAGTTCTGCGAGGGAAGGCCCGTCGAGGAGGTCGCTCGCATCACGCCCAGAATATGCGGCGTTTGCCCCGAGGCGCACCACATGGCGGCCACAAAGGCGGTGGACGCGGTCTTTCACGTTGACCCACCCAGCCCCGCCAAGAAACTGAGAGAGCTTCTCTACAGCGCTTTCTACACGGGCGATCATGCGACACATTTCTACATCCTCGCAGGCCCCGACTTCGTGGTCGGTCCTACCGCGTCTCCCGCCGAGAGAAACATTCTGGGCTTGATCGCGAAGGTCGGCATCGAGGCCGGAAAGACCGTGATTCAGACCAGGGCAATGGCTCACGAAATCGTCTCGATGCTCGGCGGCAAGGCCATTCATCCCGTGTGTGGAATTCCCGGAGGTGTCAGCAAGGGCCTCAACGCCGAAGAGCAAAAGCGATGCATCGAAATTGCAAAGGGCTTCGTCGAGTTCGGAAAATTCACGTTCAAGGTTTTCGAGGACGTCGTTCTCAAGAACAAGGCCTACGTCGACCTCATCTTGAGTGACGCGTTCACCCACAAGACCTACTACATGGGCCTTGTGGACAAGAACAACAAAGTCAACTTCTACGACGGTCAAATCAGGGTCGTAGACACGGAAGGCAAGGAGTTCGCAAGGTTCAGTCCCTCTCAATACCTCGACAATATCGCCGAGCACGTTGAACCGTGGACTTACCTCAAGTTTCCGTATTTGAAGAAGGTCGGCTGGAAGGGTCTCGTGGACGGACAGGACAGCGGCGTCTACAGGGCCGCCCCGCTTGCGAGGCTCAACGTCTCTGACGGAATGGCGACCCCCCTTGCGCAGGCAGAGTACGATAAGATGTACAAGACCCTCGGTGGGAAACCGGTTCATCAGACCCTCGCCACTCACTGGGCCAGGATCATCGAGCTCATGTACGCGGCCGAGAGAACGCTCGAGCTCGCACAGGATCCCGAGATAACGAGCCCCAACATAAGGATCATCCCCAAGGAGACACCCACTGAAGGCGTCGGTGTGGTCGAGGCTCCGCGAGGGATTCTCTATCATCATTACCAGACCGACGAGAAGGGAATGGTCAAGAAGGCCAACCTCATCGTGGGCACCACGAACAACTACGCCGCCATCTGCATGTCGATCAAGAAGGCGGCACAGGGGTTGATCAAGGCGGGGACGGCCGTGTCCGAGGGACTCCTCAACCAGGTTGAGATGGCTTTCAGGGCCTACGATCCATGCTTCGGCTGTGCCACCCACGACGCCACCGGCAGGACGCTTCTTGAGGTGAGAATCTACGACCACAAGCGTGAGCTGGTGGACGTGTTGAAGAGCGAGTGA
- a CDS encoding oxidoreductase — protein MSKLKIALYWAASCGGCEIAVLDIKEKILDVAAACDILFWPVALDFKYKDVEAMPDKHIDVCFFNGAIRTSENEHMAKLMRQKSKILIAYGSCANEGCIPGLANLYSRQSLLDRVYSETPSTDNPNGTRPQLKVKVPEGELTLPEFYDRVKTLAQTVDVDYFVPGCPPVADKTWAALEAIVTGNLPPKGSVVGAGDKTCCDECDRKREEKKIKKFYRFWEIIPEEEKCLLEQGIICAGPATRSGCGTVCVNKGKMPCRGCYGPPPGVIDQGAKLLSALGSIVDSNDPDEIQKIVGEIVDPAGYLYRFGLVNSLLGQARTK, from the coding sequence ATGAGTAAGTTGAAGATAGCGCTCTACTGGGCAGCGAGCTGCGGTGGATGTGAGATTGCGGTGCTGGACATCAAGGAGAAAATTCTCGATGTGGCGGCTGCGTGCGACATTCTCTTCTGGCCCGTAGCGCTTGATTTCAAATACAAAGACGTCGAGGCAATGCCCGACAAGCACATAGATGTATGTTTTTTCAACGGCGCCATCCGCACGAGCGAAAACGAACACATGGCAAAGCTCATGCGGCAGAAGTCCAAAATACTAATAGCGTATGGCTCGTGCGCCAACGAGGGCTGCATACCCGGCCTCGCCAATCTTTATTCGAGACAAAGCCTTCTCGACAGGGTTTACAGCGAGACACCGTCCACGGACAACCCAAACGGCACGAGACCACAATTGAAGGTCAAGGTGCCGGAAGGCGAGCTTACCCTTCCTGAGTTTTACGACAGAGTCAAGACGCTGGCCCAGACAGTAGACGTTGATTATTTCGTGCCTGGCTGCCCCCCTGTTGCCGACAAGACATGGGCTGCGCTGGAAGCGATAGTCACCGGGAACCTTCCTCCTAAAGGTTCCGTAGTCGGTGCGGGCGACAAGACATGCTGCGATGAATGCGACAGAAAAAGAGAAGAAAAAAAGATAAAGAAATTCTACAGGTTCTGGGAAATAATCCCCGAAGAAGAGAAATGCCTCCTGGAGCAGGGAATAATATGCGCAGGGCCTGCCACGCGAAGCGGCTGCGGCACCGTGTGCGTCAACAAGGGCAAGATGCCCTGCAGGGGCTGCTACGGTCCTCCTCCCGGTGTCATCGACCAGGGCGCGAAGCTCTTGAGCGCGCTGGGTTCGATAGTAGATTCAAATGATCCGGACGAGATTCAGAAGATCGTCGGCGAGATCGTGGATCCCGCCGGCTACTTGTATAGATTCGGGTTGGTAAACTCATTGTTGGGACAAGCGAGGACAAAATGA
- a CDS encoding hydrogenase iron-sulfur subunit — protein MSSANFEPRIVGFLCRWCSYTGADLAGTSRIKYPPNVLPIRVMCSGRVDPTFVLKALSEGADGVLIAGCHPGDCHYTSGNYRALGRYALLKKLLDQLGIENDRVRLEWVSASEGDRWAQVVKDMSEKVRKLGPLGWKALSEKTVQEEARVAQG, from the coding sequence GTGAGCAGCGCGAACTTTGAACCAAGAATCGTCGGTTTCCTCTGTCGGTGGTGCAGCTACACGGGAGCGGATCTGGCCGGCACGAGCCGCATAAAATATCCGCCCAACGTACTGCCCATAAGGGTAATGTGCTCCGGGAGGGTGGATCCCACCTTTGTGCTGAAGGCGCTCAGCGAGGGCGCAGACGGGGTCCTCATAGCCGGATGCCACCCGGGCGATTGCCATTACACGAGCGGCAACTACAGAGCCCTGGGGCGGTACGCGCTCCTGAAGAAGCTGCTCGATCAACTCGGAATCGAGAATGATCGAGTGAGGCTCGAATGGGTCTCGGCCTCCGAGGGAGACAGGTGGGCGCAGGTAGTGAAAGACATGTCCGAAAAGGTGAGAAAACTGGGCCCTCTAGGGTGGAAGGCGCTTTCCGAGAAGACCGTGCAAGAAGAAGCAAGAGTCGCCCAAGGTTAG
- a CDS encoding type I restriction endonuclease subunit R, with translation MRPRFTESDVESAALSWLKELGYTILSGPEIAPGEPGAQRESYEQPLLPRRLQDAMAQLNPTIPTEALEEAVRRLLRAESPSLVQNNRAFHRMLVEGIDVEYASDDRIAHTRAKLIDFDNPDNNDWVAVNQFTVVEGQYNRRPDIVLFVNGLPLAIVELKNPADENATIWTAFNQLQTYREQIPSLFTFNEVLVVSDGLEARVGSLTANREWFLPWRTIEGEELAPITTPQLQVIIKGVFDRERFLKLLRHFIVFEEEKGGTVGKKIAGYHQFHAVARAVNATVEASRPGGDRRCGVVWHTQGSGKSLTMAFYAGRIVLHPAMENPTIVVLTDRNDLDDQLFGTFSRCHELLRQKPVQAESREHLRELLRVASGGVVFTTIQKFFPEERGDRPPPLSNRRNVVVIADEAHRSQYDFIDGFARHMRDALPNASFIAFTGTPIELTDRNTRAIFGDYISIYDIQRAVEDGATVPIYYESRLAKLELKEEEKPRLDPEFEEVTEGEEVERKEKLKTKWAALEAVVGTEKRIGLVSQDLVNHFDRRLEAMDGKAMVVCMSRRICVELYNAIVKLRPQWHNEDDTKGVIKIVMTGSASDPLEWQRHIRNKPRREALANRFRDQTDPMKVVIVRDMWLTGFDAPCLHTMYVDKPMRDHGLMQAIARVNRVFRDKPGGLVVDYLGLADNLRRAMATYTESGGRGITALDQAEAVAVMLEKYEVCCGLFHGFDRSPWIGGAPTERLALLPVAQEHILSEQDGKARLLSAVTELSQAFALSVPHEKAIEIREDVGFFQAVRSALVKAGAPSPKAEEDLDHAIRQIVSRAIVSDEVIDIFAAAGLKKPDISILSDEFLAEVRGLPHKNLAVELLRKLLNGEIKTRLSRNLIQGRSFAEMLERTIRAYQNRALETAQVIEELINLAKEMREANARGEELGLSEEETAFYDALETNDSAVKILGDETLCTIAKELVKTVRNNVAIDWTVKESVRARLRVMVKRVLRKYGYPPDKQEKATKTVLEQAELLCGDWAP, from the coding sequence ATGCGCCCACGCTTCACCGAATCCGACGTCGAATCCGCTGCCCTCTCATGGCTCAAGGAATTGGGCTACACCATCCTCAGCGGCCCCGAGATCGCGCCGGGCGAGCCCGGCGCCCAGCGCGAGAGCTACGAACAGCCTCTCCTGCCACGGCGACTCCAGGATGCCATGGCTCAACTGAACCCCACTATCCCCACCGAGGCCCTCGAGGAGGCTGTGCGCAGACTTCTGCGCGCGGAATCCCCCTCGCTTGTTCAGAACAATCGAGCATTTCACAGGATGCTGGTTGAGGGAATAGACGTTGAATACGCCTCGGATGACCGAATTGCCCACACCAGGGCAAAGCTGATTGACTTCGACAATCCCGACAACAATGACTGGGTTGCCGTGAACCAGTTCACGGTGGTGGAGGGTCAGTATAATCGCCGCCCCGACATCGTTCTTTTCGTCAACGGGCTCCCTCTCGCGATCGTTGAGCTGAAGAATCCTGCTGATGAAAACGCCACCATCTGGACGGCGTTCAACCAATTGCAGACATACAGAGAGCAGATACCCTCGCTTTTCACCTTCAACGAAGTTTTGGTTGTCTCCGACGGCTTGGAGGCGCGCGTTGGCTCTCTCACCGCGAATCGCGAGTGGTTCCTTCCGTGGCGCACGATAGAGGGTGAGGAACTAGCCCCAATCACCACGCCGCAGCTTCAAGTAATCATCAAGGGAGTGTTTGACAGAGAGCGGTTCCTAAAACTGCTCAGACACTTCATAGTGTTTGAAGAAGAGAAAGGCGGCACCGTAGGCAAGAAGATTGCAGGTTATCACCAATTTCATGCCGTTGCTCGTGCTGTTAACGCCACGGTGGAAGCTTCACGTCCAGGTGGCGACAGGCGCTGCGGCGTGGTCTGGCATACTCAGGGCTCCGGGAAAAGCCTCACCATGGCCTTCTATGCGGGCCGGATCGTCCTTCATCCTGCGATGGAAAATCCGACGATCGTCGTCCTGACTGACCGAAATGATCTCGACGATCAACTCTTTGGCACATTTTCCCGTTGTCACGAATTGCTGAGGCAGAAGCCCGTGCAGGCCGAAAGCAGAGAGCACTTGCGCGAGCTACTGCGTGTCGCATCGGGCGGCGTCGTCTTCACGACAATCCAGAAATTCTTCCCCGAAGAGAGGGGTGATCGCCCCCCGCCGCTCTCTAACCGGCGGAACGTTGTCGTCATCGCCGACGAAGCGCACCGCAGCCAGTACGACTTCATCGACGGGTTCGCACGTCACATGCGTGATGCTCTCCCCAACGCGTCCTTCATTGCGTTCACCGGCACGCCGATCGAGCTCACGGATCGAAACACGCGGGCGATATTCGGCGATTACATAAGCATCTACGACATCCAGCGAGCCGTGGAAGACGGGGCGACAGTTCCTATTTACTACGAGAGCCGTCTCGCAAAGCTCGAACTCAAGGAGGAAGAGAAGCCTCGTCTCGACCCCGAATTCGAAGAAGTGACGGAAGGCGAGGAAGTCGAGCGCAAGGAGAAGCTCAAGACCAAGTGGGCTGCGCTTGAGGCCGTGGTCGGTACGGAGAAACGCATCGGCCTTGTCTCGCAAGACCTTGTCAATCACTTCGACCGGCGGCTGGAGGCGATGGACGGTAAGGCCATGGTGGTTTGCATGAGCCGCCGCATCTGTGTGGAGCTTTACAACGCCATCGTCAAGCTGCGTCCCCAGTGGCACAACGAGGACGACACCAAGGGTGTTATCAAGATCGTGATGACGGGCTCGGCCTCCGACCCTCTGGAATGGCAACGGCATATACGCAACAAGCCTCGGCGAGAGGCGCTCGCCAATCGCTTTAGAGACCAGACCGACCCGATGAAGGTGGTGATCGTCCGCGACATGTGGCTTACGGGCTTCGATGCGCCGTGCTTGCACACCATGTACGTGGACAAGCCCATGCGCGACCACGGGCTGATGCAGGCGATAGCCCGAGTGAACCGTGTGTTCCGAGACAAGCCGGGTGGACTCGTTGTGGACTACCTGGGACTGGCCGACAATCTGAGGCGAGCCATGGCCACTTACACCGAAAGTGGTGGGAGGGGCATTACTGCCCTAGACCAGGCAGAGGCCGTTGCGGTCATGTTAGAGAAATACGAGGTCTGTTGTGGCCTCTTCCACGGATTTGACCGGTCGCCCTGGATAGGAGGGGCGCCGACGGAAAGGCTCGCGCTCCTCCCAGTGGCTCAGGAACACATTCTCTCGGAGCAAGACGGCAAGGCCAGGTTACTCAGTGCCGTGACGGAGCTTTCACAGGCGTTCGCCCTCTCGGTTCCTCACGAAAAGGCCATCGAGATACGCGAGGACGTAGGGTTCTTCCAGGCAGTGCGCTCGGCGCTCGTGAAGGCCGGAGCCCCAAGCCCAAAGGCCGAGGAAGACTTGGATCACGCCATTCGCCAGATTGTCTCCAGAGCGATTGTGTCCGACGAAGTGATAGACATTTTCGCAGCGGCGGGGCTCAAGAAGCCGGACATTTCGATCTTGTCTGACGAGTTTCTTGCTGAGGTCCGCGGCCTGCCCCACAAGAACCTCGCAGTAGAGCTCCTGCGAAAACTCCTTAACGGCGAGATCAAAACCCGGCTAAGCAGAAACCTGATCCAGGGTCGTTCATTTGCCGAGATGCTGGAGCGCACCATCCGTGCCTATCAGAATCGTGCCCTTGAAACTGCGCAAGTAATAGAGGAGCTCATCAACCTCGCGAAGGAGATGCGCGAGGCGAACGCCAGGGGAGAAGAGCTCGGTCTCAGCGAAGAAGAAACGGCGTTTTATGATGCTCTGGAGACGAACGACAGTGCCGTAAAGATACTCGGCGACGAGACCCTTTGCACGATAGCGAAAGAGCTTGTGAAAACCGTTCGTAACAACGTCGCCATAGACTGGACAGTCAAAGAAAGTGTCCGCGCAAGGCTGCGTGTCATGGTCAAGCGCGTTCTCCGCAAGTACGGATATCCACCCGACAAACAAGAGAAGGCAACAAAGACCGTTCTCGAACAGGCAGAGCTTCTGTGCGGTGATTGGGCACCCTAA
- a CDS encoding Fic family protein codes for MDDAEVDALRRAVDTLLHCYDKNHCFSASDVREMHRVWLGEIYEWAGNYRNVNVSKGEFPFAAALQVPVLMEEFEQGVLTKHTPCNFKSRERVVTALAEVHTELILIHPFREGNGRVARILATLMAYQVGLSLLDFEPLEGRQRPEYLVAVAAGLDHNYEPMEELFRRIIERTLRCQP; via the coding sequence ATGGACGATGCCGAAGTTGACGCTCTGAGACGGGCCGTGGACACTCTCCTGCACTGCTACGATAAGAATCACTGTTTTAGTGCTTCGGACGTCCGTGAAATGCACAGAGTGTGGCTGGGTGAAATCTACGAATGGGCTGGGAATTACAGGAATGTCAATGTGAGCAAGGGAGAATTCCCCTTTGCAGCAGCTCTACAAGTGCCTGTGTTAATGGAAGAGTTTGAGCAAGGAGTTCTTACGAAGCACACGCCATGTAACTTCAAATCGAGAGAGCGCGTCGTGACCGCGTTGGCTGAGGTGCACACTGAACTAATCCTTATCCATCCTTTTCGTGAAGGGAATGGCAGAGTAGCTCGTATCTTGGCGACGCTGATGGCCTATCAGGTCGGACTGTCATTGTTGGACTTCGAACCGCTTGAAGGACGGCAACGGCCGGAGTATCTTGTTGCTGTGGCCGCGGGCCTAGACCATAACTACGAACCGATGGAAGAACTTTTCAGGAGGATTATTGAGCGGACTCTTCGCTGCCAGCCTTAG